One window of the Larus michahellis chromosome 24, bLarMic1.1, whole genome shotgun sequence genome contains the following:
- the LOC141734754 gene encoding sperm-associated antigen 4 protein-like: MCLLAAQKMALQKKAFLQVFLLLPLALAAVHCGTSLPGLKPLWNCPVLMAQQTQKMQLMLEEVARLRAEISSMKQEVEEMKQAASERALEAYVEMSDWALQSSGASIDLQRTSETYTCKNDWFWRFIEFFCTPRGPDRILQPDVSPGNCWAFPGHQGQVVIRLPARVHLTAITVQHISKEVSPSGTVTSAPRDIAVFGVDVDGEEETLLVTFMYDVAKEAIQTFPLKNAPHPRAFSYLKLLVKSNWGKPKYTCIYRVQVHGKMAKPNSLN; encoded by the exons ATGTGCCTCTTGGCCGC gcaaaagatGGCCCTGCAGAAGAAGGCGTTCTTGCAAGTCTTCTTGTTGCTCCCCCTGGCTCTTG CTGCTGTTCACTGCGGGACCTCGCTGCCAGGCCTGAAGCCCCTGTG gaactgcccgGTTTTAATGGCGCAGCAAACTCAAAAGATGCAGCtaatgctggaggaggtggctcgGCTGAGGGCAGagatcagcagcatgaagcag GAAGTCGAGGAAATGAAGCAGGCAGCATCTGAGAGGGCTTTGGAAGCTTACGTGGAGATGTCTGACTGGGCCCTGCAAAGCTCTG gtgcCAGCATTGACCTGCAGAGAACTTCGGAGACCTACACCTGCAAAAACGACTGGTTCTGGAGGTTTATTGAGTTCTTTTGCACTCCCCGCGGTCCCGATCGCATTTTGCAG CCGGATGTTTCCCCAGGAAACTGCTGGGCTTTCCCAGGGCATCAGGGCCAGGTGGTCATCAGGTTGCCAGCGCGAGTCCACCTGACTGCCATCACTGTGCAGCACATCTCCAAAGAAGTCTCTCCATCTGGGACCGTCACCAGCGCCCCCAGGGACATCGCTGTCTTT GGAGTGGATGTGGACGGAGAAGAGGAAACTCTCCTGGTGACCTTCATGTACGATGTGGCAAAAGAGGCCATTCAGACCTTCCCTCTGAAG AACGCCCCGcatcccagagccttctcctatCTCAAACTCCTTGTGAAGAGCAACTGGGGAAAACCAAAGTACACATGCATTTACCGAGTGCAGGTTCATGGGAAGATGGCAAAACCAAACAGCCTCAACTGa